One Thermoplasmata archaeon DNA segment encodes these proteins:
- a CDS encoding class I SAM-dependent methyltransferase: MAWGLWRIPESRVRYLGSVRGKSILELGCGAARWSIALAKKGARPTGLDLSLTQLAHARRELRRARVQLPLVRGSAEAIPFDAGSFDLVFCDWGAMTFADPRRTVPECARVLRPGGILVFATASPIRLLTHHRAKDRQSRRLRREYFGMHRIEWEDSIEFQVPYGEWVDLFVRHGFVIERLVETQAPPGAKTPYLATADSVWGTRWPIECIWRVRKDGPGRSRGARSAVRRV; encoded by the coding sequence ATGGCCTGGGGATTGTGGCGAATCCCCGAATCGCGGGTCCGATATCTGGGGTCCGTGCGCGGTAAGTCGATCCTCGAGCTCGGGTGCGGCGCGGCCCGATGGTCGATCGCCCTCGCCAAGAAGGGCGCGCGCCCCACCGGCCTCGATCTGTCCTTGACCCAGCTCGCCCACGCGCGCCGGGAGCTTCGACGAGCCCGAGTACAACTGCCCCTCGTTCGCGGGAGCGCGGAGGCGATACCGTTCGATGCGGGCTCCTTCGACCTCGTCTTTTGCGACTGGGGGGCGATGACGTTCGCCGATCCGCGGAGGACGGTGCCGGAGTGCGCGCGGGTGCTACGCCCCGGAGGGATCCTGGTCTTCGCCACCGCGAGCCCCATTCGACTCCTCACCCACCATCGGGCGAAGGATCGACAGTCCCGGCGTCTGAGGAGGGAGTACTTCGGCATGCACCGCATCGAATGGGAGGACTCCATCGAGTTCCAGGTCCCGTACGGAGAGTGGGTGGACTTGTTCGTCCGCCACGGGTTCGTCATCGAACGGCTCGTCGAGACCCAGGCACCGCCGGGAGCGAAGACCCCCTACCTCGCCACGGCCGACTCCGTCTGGGGAACACGGTGGCCGATCGAATGCATCTGGCGTGTTCGCAAGGATGGGCCCGGCCGCTCGAGAGGCGCGCGGTCTGCCGTTCGGCGGGTCTAG
- the polC gene encoding DNA polymerase II large subunit gives MESYFRRIEASVDRAYAVAEAARRKGLDPSLAPEIPRAQDMAGRVEKLLAHLDIAGISEEIRALAERMPREEVAVEIARRLARDETRAGGLVKRVDAALRVGLAILTEGILVAPLEGLAEVHLTPGPDGTPFIELHYAGPIRAAGGTAQALSVLLADIVRRDLGLAPYRPEHVEIERYKEEIPLYKFHQHLQYVPSAHEIEIVVRHVPVCISGEATEGDAEVSAWRNLPRVGTNGIRGGACLVIAEGLCQKSAKLQKIVEKLQIPGWDFLKELGHSRLDDDHGTPKYLTEAVGGRPILAHPGRPGGFRLVYGRARTTGLAACAVNPATMIVLHNFVAVGTQVKLEYPGKASAMGLCDLVEGPIVELDDGTLTAINDAPRARELVSRIHRIVDIGELLVSFGEFLENNRPLAPGAYTLDWHREELRATGAPLEETLDPPSYEAAVEIGHTWGVPLHPRWLLFWHDLTSAEIRAIGEFVERCGNWRDGALELPWDVAWREVLVRLGFLHYRTAAGAMRGNPDASAALVGTLGLGIEGGLLLRQVPLDPIDPDPLSYVSRLARIPVRAKAPSRIGARIGRPEKAHQRSMKPNVHALFPIGEAGGSRRSVSQAVRETVKTGVNVPLGVRQCATCGRRTVWTRCSCGTHTEPTGAVQSQPFPVAQIWGEALQGLHLKRTPEVKAVKGLTSPGKTPERIEKGILRAHHGISVYQDGTARFDLTDLPLTHFRPHEIGTDIATLQGLGYTSDWTGAPLVSIDQLVELAPQDLIVSRSCGEYLLHLAQFVDDELVQMYHGEAFYRAAGIDAIRGALVVALAPHTSGGVAGRIIGFTEAEACFAHPIFHAAKRRNCDGDEDSVTLLLDALLNFSRAFLPNSRGALMDKPLVLTTRLNATEVDKEAHNVDIGARYPLALYHAALERRSPKEVEGLFDTVGHRTHGGLTLSEYAFTHDTRDIAGGPVRSAYRDDLSMMEKVEQSFLLAAQIRAVDVGDAATILLNGHFLLDMMGNLRAYATQSFRCKSCNFSYRRPPLSGRCNQVAGRHGRCDGALAPTVFEASVRKYLALSQGLASTPGVTPYVRQRIQVLADSLATLFPGNTAQTTLETYQAA, from the coding sequence GTGGAATCCTACTTTCGACGGATCGAGGCATCGGTCGACCGCGCGTACGCGGTCGCGGAAGCCGCTCGTCGTAAGGGGCTCGACCCCAGTCTCGCTCCGGAGATCCCGCGCGCGCAGGATATGGCCGGGCGCGTGGAGAAGTTGCTGGCCCACCTCGATATAGCGGGCATCTCCGAGGAGATACGAGCGCTCGCGGAACGCATGCCGCGGGAGGAGGTAGCGGTCGAGATCGCCCGACGCCTCGCCCGCGACGAGACGCGCGCGGGAGGGCTCGTCAAACGAGTCGACGCCGCGCTGCGGGTCGGGCTCGCCATCCTAACGGAGGGGATCTTGGTCGCTCCCCTCGAGGGGCTGGCCGAGGTACACCTGACTCCCGGGCCCGACGGGACGCCGTTCATCGAGTTGCACTACGCCGGCCCGATCCGCGCCGCGGGAGGGACCGCGCAGGCGCTTTCGGTTCTGCTCGCGGACATCGTCCGAAGGGATCTCGGGCTCGCTCCGTACCGCCCCGAACATGTCGAAATCGAGCGCTACAAGGAAGAGATCCCGCTGTACAAGTTTCACCAACATCTACAGTACGTTCCCTCCGCGCACGAGATCGAGATCGTGGTGCGCCACGTCCCCGTGTGCATCTCTGGAGAAGCGACCGAGGGAGATGCCGAGGTGAGCGCCTGGCGCAATCTCCCTCGGGTCGGGACCAACGGTATCCGAGGGGGAGCCTGCCTCGTCATCGCCGAGGGACTTTGCCAGAAGTCCGCGAAGCTGCAGAAGATCGTGGAAAAGCTCCAGATCCCGGGCTGGGACTTCCTCAAGGAGCTCGGCCACAGCCGTCTCGATGATGACCACGGAACCCCCAAGTACCTAACGGAGGCCGTGGGCGGGCGCCCGATCCTCGCCCATCCGGGCCGCCCTGGCGGTTTCCGACTCGTCTACGGACGCGCTCGGACCACCGGGCTCGCCGCGTGCGCGGTGAACCCGGCGACGATGATCGTGCTCCACAACTTCGTGGCCGTGGGAACTCAGGTCAAGCTGGAGTACCCCGGGAAAGCGTCGGCGATGGGCCTGTGCGATCTCGTGGAGGGACCGATCGTCGAGCTGGACGATGGCACGCTGACCGCGATCAACGATGCCCCGCGCGCCCGGGAGCTCGTTTCTCGCATCCATCGTATCGTGGACATCGGCGAACTTCTCGTCTCCTTTGGGGAATTCCTGGAGAACAACCGGCCGCTCGCCCCGGGAGCCTACACGCTCGACTGGCACCGCGAGGAGCTGCGAGCGACGGGCGCACCGCTCGAAGAGACCCTCGATCCTCCGTCGTACGAAGCGGCGGTGGAGATCGGGCACACGTGGGGCGTTCCGCTCCACCCGCGCTGGTTGCTCTTCTGGCACGACCTGACCTCGGCCGAGATACGCGCCATCGGGGAGTTCGTCGAGCGTTGCGGAAACTGGCGCGACGGGGCCCTGGAACTACCGTGGGATGTGGCGTGGCGCGAGGTCTTGGTCCGGCTGGGATTCCTGCATTACCGCACGGCCGCCGGGGCGATGCGCGGAAATCCGGATGCGAGCGCGGCGCTCGTCGGCACGCTCGGCCTCGGCATCGAGGGCGGACTGCTGCTCCGTCAGGTTCCGCTCGATCCGATCGATCCCGATCCGCTGAGCTACGTGAGTCGCCTCGCGCGGATCCCCGTCCGGGCGAAGGCGCCGTCCCGGATCGGGGCGCGCATCGGTCGGCCGGAGAAGGCCCACCAGCGGAGCATGAAGCCGAACGTGCATGCGCTCTTCCCCATCGGCGAAGCCGGAGGCTCCCGGCGCTCCGTCTCGCAAGCCGTGCGCGAGACGGTCAAGACCGGCGTGAACGTTCCCCTCGGAGTCCGCCAATGCGCGACGTGCGGCCGACGCACGGTCTGGACCCGCTGCTCCTGCGGTACCCACACCGAGCCGACGGGCGCGGTGCAGAGCCAACCGTTCCCCGTGGCCCAGATCTGGGGCGAGGCGCTCCAGGGTCTCCACCTGAAACGGACGCCCGAGGTCAAAGCCGTCAAAGGCCTCACCTCTCCGGGCAAGACGCCCGAGCGGATCGAGAAGGGGATCCTGCGTGCCCACCATGGGATCTCGGTCTATCAGGATGGCACGGCCCGGTTCGATCTCACCGACCTTCCGCTCACGCACTTCCGCCCCCACGAGATCGGGACCGACATCGCCACGCTCCAGGGGCTGGGATACACCTCGGACTGGACCGGGGCACCGCTCGTGAGCATCGACCAGCTCGTCGAGCTCGCTCCCCAAGATCTGATCGTCTCTCGTTCCTGTGGCGAGTACCTCCTCCACCTCGCTCAGTTCGTGGACGACGAACTCGTCCAGATGTACCACGGAGAGGCGTTCTACCGGGCCGCGGGGATCGACGCGATCCGGGGCGCTCTCGTGGTCGCTCTCGCACCGCATACCTCGGGAGGGGTCGCGGGGCGGATCATCGGGTTCACCGAGGCCGAGGCATGCTTTGCCCACCCCATCTTCCATGCCGCCAAGCGGCGGAACTGCGACGGGGACGAGGACTCCGTGACGCTCCTGCTCGACGCGCTGCTGAACTTCTCCCGAGCGTTCCTCCCCAACAGCCGAGGGGCGCTGATGGACAAGCCGCTCGTGCTGACCACCCGCCTCAACGCGACCGAGGTCGACAAGGAGGCCCACAACGTCGATATCGGAGCCCGCTATCCGCTCGCGCTCTACCACGCCGCGCTCGAGCGCCGGTCGCCCAAGGAAGTGGAGGGCCTGTTCGATACCGTAGGGCACCGCACCCACGGCGGACTGACGCTGTCGGAGTACGCCTTCACCCACGACACGCGCGACATCGCGGGCGGCCCGGTCCGCTCCGCCTATCGCGACGATCTATCCATGATGGAGAAGGTCGAGCAGTCCTTCCTCCTCGCGGCCCAGATCCGTGCCGTCGATGTGGGGGACGCCGCGACGATCCTCCTCAACGGACATTTCCTGTTGGACATGATGGGGAACTTGCGCGCCTACGCCACCCAGAGCTTCCGCTGCAAGAGTTGCAACTTCTCCTACCGTCGGCCTCCGCTCTCGGGCCGGTGCAATCAGGTCGCCGGACGCCACGGACGCTGTGACGGGGCGCTCGCGCCCACGGTCTTCGAGGCCTCGGTGCGCAAGTATCTTGCGCTCTCGCAGGGGCTCGCCTCGACCCCGGGGGTCACGCCGTACGTCCGCCAACGGATCCAGGTCCTCGCCGATTCTCTGGCGACCCTGTTCCCGGGGAACACGGCCCAGACCACGCTCGAGACCTACCAGGCCGCGTAG
- the aceA gene encoding isocitrate lyase, whose product MKAMHAIAEAWKSDPRWQGALRPYRAEDVVRLRGSVHIEYTLATLGAERLWKLLHTEAYLPTLGAMNGSQAVQMVESGLPAIYASGWQVAADANDAGQTYPDQSLYPALSMPTLVQRINNAFRRQDEKQHAVGSTAKYWYAPIVADAEAGFGGTLNVFELTKSLIGAGVAGLHIEDQLASVKKCGHMGGKVLVPTREFNQKLWAARLASDILDVPTVIVARTDARSARLITSDIDPRDQEFITGERTPEGFYVIRDGLEAAIARGIAYAPYADLVWFETGGPDLDEARAFAEAVHAKYPGKLLAYNLSPSFNWRRKLPLRTIERFQEQIGDLGYKFQFVTLAGFHAVNLSMFKLASDYRERGMLAYSELQEEEFAAEPLGYRAVKHQSFVGTDYFDEVAQVLSGGLTSTLALQGSTESEQFHPHGTPAPEPSTAPKDRTRPGVESGKVV is encoded by the coding sequence ATGAAGGCGATGCACGCGATCGCGGAGGCATGGAAGTCCGACCCACGCTGGCAGGGTGCGTTGCGACCGTACCGGGCGGAGGACGTCGTGCGGCTGCGCGGCTCGGTCCACATCGAGTACACGCTCGCCACGCTCGGCGCGGAGCGCCTGTGGAAGCTGCTCCACACCGAGGCGTACCTGCCCACGCTCGGCGCGATGAACGGCTCCCAAGCCGTACAGATGGTCGAATCGGGCCTGCCGGCGATCTACGCGAGCGGTTGGCAGGTCGCCGCCGATGCCAACGATGCCGGCCAGACGTACCCGGACCAGAGCCTCTACCCCGCGCTCAGCATGCCGACCCTCGTCCAGCGGATCAACAATGCCTTCCGTCGTCAGGACGAAAAGCAGCACGCTGTCGGAAGCACCGCCAAATACTGGTACGCCCCGATCGTCGCCGACGCCGAGGCGGGGTTCGGCGGCACGCTCAACGTCTTCGAACTGACCAAGTCCCTGATCGGGGCCGGCGTGGCCGGACTGCACATCGAGGACCAGCTCGCCTCCGTGAAGAAGTGCGGTCACATGGGCGGCAAGGTCCTCGTACCGACGCGCGAGTTCAACCAGAAGCTCTGGGCGGCCCGTCTCGCCTCCGATATCCTGGACGTACCGACGGTCATTGTCGCCCGGACCGACGCGCGCTCGGCCCGTCTCATCACGAGCGACATCGACCCCCGGGACCAGGAGTTCATCACGGGCGAGCGGACGCCCGAGGGGTTCTACGTCATCCGCGACGGGCTCGAAGCGGCGATCGCGCGGGGGATCGCCTACGCGCCGTACGCGGATCTCGTATGGTTCGAGACCGGCGGGCCGGATCTCGATGAGGCCCGCGCCTTCGCCGAGGCGGTCCACGCGAAGTACCCGGGAAAGCTCCTCGCATACAACCTCTCCCCGTCGTTCAACTGGCGACGCAAACTTCCGCTCCGAACCATCGAGCGGTTCCAGGAACAGATCGGCGATCTCGGGTACAAGTTCCAGTTCGTGACCCTCGCGGGATTCCACGCGGTGAACCTCTCCATGTTCAAGCTCGCGAGCGATTACCGGGAACGCGGAATGCTCGCCTACTCCGAGCTCCAGGAGGAGGAGTTCGCCGCGGAGCCTCTCGGGTACCGCGCCGTCAAGCACCAGTCGTTCGTCGGTACGGACTACTTCGACGAGGTCGCCCAGGTCCTCTCGGGCGGTCTGACATCGACCCTCGCGCTGCAGGGCTCGACCGAGTCCGAGCAGTTCCACCCCCACGGGACTCCCGCTCCCGAGCCGTCCACCGCTCCGAAGGACCGTACCCGCCCCGGGGTCGAATCGGGCAAGGTCGTATAG
- a CDS encoding helix-turn-helix domain-containing protein, with the protein MPFELSLRYSTPLSPITDVDEVLREFLRLVGYLPEGEEGRGAEGPIASSLAYRLVRECFLRDPNRPWYIEELTAVLRTSKPTVYRHINKLKSLDLLEEVGGANDAGKGRKGYRIRYGNVAEAWNITEAHAQNALRRYRETVNHLQRLIEQGKTAPTPEKIAPAPKAPSGRGGSR; encoded by the coding sequence ATGCCTTTCGAGCTCTCACTTCGCTACAGCACGCCTCTGAGTCCGATCACGGACGTGGACGAGGTCCTCCGTGAGTTCCTGCGGCTGGTGGGCTATCTACCGGAAGGCGAGGAGGGCCGCGGGGCCGAGGGCCCAATCGCCTCGAGCCTCGCCTACCGCTTGGTGCGGGAGTGCTTCCTGCGCGACCCCAATCGACCGTGGTACATCGAGGAACTGACGGCGGTACTGAGGACCTCGAAGCCGACCGTCTACCGCCATATCAACAAGCTCAAGTCGCTCGACCTTCTGGAGGAAGTCGGAGGCGCGAACGACGCCGGCAAGGGTCGCAAGGGCTACCGGATCCGCTACGGCAACGTCGCCGAGGCCTGGAACATCACCGAAGCCCATGCCCAAAACGCCCTCCGACGCTACCGGGAGACGGTGAATCACTTGCAGAGGCTGATCGAGCAAGGAAAGACGGCGCCGACGCCCGAGAAGATCGCGCCGGCGCCCAAAGCTCCGAGCGGTCGCGGAGGGTCGCGATGA
- a CDS encoding FAD binding domain-containing protein, with translation MPAFSFVQPSTTDEALAALRLGEPGETMIVAGGTDVLFGLEGRRIPLKRVVSLRHLPWKTLSWAGESLRVGSTLPLRTLESDPDLRRRIPGLWQAVRAVGSVALRHRATLGGNLGRSSPASDLIPILLALDSEVDIVGMEGERSLPVDQFVRASRTTALGPGELIRSVAIPEARPSAFLWQRVRPANDISQVGVAVAYSPSQKGWRIAVGGVVPRPVLLPQAERLLSGPFPGAAELRAAAQEASMRAPFATDRRATEEYRRQLVATLLQRAVRAVGAHPSSPGVP, from the coding sequence ATGCCTGCGTTCTCGTTCGTTCAGCCCTCCACCACCGATGAGGCATTGGCGGCGCTGCGGCTCGGAGAGCCCGGTGAGACGATGATCGTCGCGGGAGGCACCGACGTGCTCTTCGGCCTGGAGGGCCGGCGGATCCCTCTCAAGCGGGTCGTATCGCTCCGACATCTCCCGTGGAAGACGCTCTCCTGGGCCGGCGAGTCGCTGCGGGTCGGAAGCACGCTCCCCCTTCGAACATTGGAGAGCGATCCCGACCTGCGTCGCCGCATCCCCGGCCTGTGGCAGGCGGTGCGAGCGGTCGGCAGCGTCGCGCTGCGCCACCGGGCCACCCTCGGTGGGAATCTCGGGCGCAGCTCACCCGCGTCGGACCTCATTCCGATCCTCCTCGCGCTCGATAGCGAGGTCGATATCGTCGGGATGGAGGGCGAGCGGTCCCTTCCGGTCGACCAGTTCGTACGGGCCTCTCGCACGACCGCCCTCGGACCCGGCGAGCTGATCCGGTCGGTCGCGATCCCCGAGGCCCGCCCGTCGGCCTTCCTGTGGCAACGGGTCCGGCCCGCGAACGACATCTCGCAGGTAGGCGTGGCGGTCGCGTATTCGCCGTCCCAGAAGGGGTGGAGGATCGCGGTCGGCGGTGTCGTCCCACGGCCCGTGCTCCTTCCCCAGGCCGAGCGCCTCCTCTCGGGGCCCTTCCCGGGCGCCGCGGAGCTTCGGGCGGCCGCTCAGGAGGCGTCGATGCGGGCGCCGTTCGCTACCGATCGGCGTGCGACCGAAGAGTACCGCCGTCAGCTCGTCGCGACCCTCCTCCAACGCGCCGTCCGCGCCGTGGGGGCTCACCCCTCCTCTCCGGGGGTTCCGTGA
- a CDS encoding 2Fe-2S iron-sulfur cluster-binding protein produces MTASPARLTVNAVPVDLTTVPVGERLLDTVRWRLGLKGTKEGCRTGDCGACTVLIDGRSVLSCLTLTHEFTGAAVTTVEGLEGDPTGARVRAAFEKEGALQCGYCTPGFVVALTSLLKERGAEASAEELAEDLGGNLCRCTGYAAIVRAVRRVHGEMP; encoded by the coding sequence GTGACCGCCTCCCCCGCCCGCCTCACGGTCAACGCCGTCCCGGTCGATCTGACCACGGTGCCGGTCGGCGAGCGCCTGCTCGACACCGTGCGCTGGCGCCTCGGACTCAAGGGAACGAAGGAGGGGTGCCGGACGGGGGATTGCGGCGCCTGCACCGTTCTCATCGATGGCCGAAGCGTCCTCTCGTGCCTCACCCTCACGCACGAATTCACGGGGGCCGCGGTCACGACTGTGGAAGGGTTGGAGGGAGACCCCACGGGGGCCCGGGTGCGTGCGGCGTTCGAAAAGGAGGGTGCGTTGCAATGCGGGTACTGCACCCCGGGCTTCGTGGTCGCCCTCACCTCCCTGCTCAAGGAGCGCGGAGCGGAAGCATCCGCCGAGGAACTCGCCGAGGATCTGGGCGGGAATCTCTGTCGCTGTACCGGATACGCTGCGATCGTGCGGGCCGTGCGCAGGGTCCACGGAGAGATGCCGTGA
- a CDS encoding xanthine dehydrogenase family protein molybdopterin-binding subunit has protein sequence MTFTVRPDADAKLRGQVAFATDLSVPGMLWGALVPAPVARGRIRSIDLGPARAIDGVVAIGPTDLARLLPSATGDAERPVFPTDRIQYHSQPLAAVAAPTRELARRAARAVRVDVEPLPPLEEIEGFDPAHPGPDRPEVIAHVLARHGDLDAAFGSADFVLSETYRTAGVCQVALEPHACIAEIQGDVWHVTTSTQTPFGAREDLASMLGLPEERIVVEGTWVGGAFGGKGAPLVEPYALLLARASGRPVRLALSYREEFQLGRTSLPSVVRIESAVKGGRITGRRVHWRLDAGASLPGRDFTTGYAIGFILGPYRIPAIEMEGYAFRTNKPPLGPHRAPMAPQCVFAEESHMDHLAARLGVDPVAFRRSHVWKEGDFTHLGQKVGPFGLDRCLERAGALATTWRKDAAPNTGVAVGVGFWSTVTGAGGEARLVLSPTELKIIEGEREIGSGSVIRGIVAVAETVLGISRDRVRVDYHDTRSAPFDSGVFGSRTLAALGQAVQKAALVLRDELGKRLSVPADSVQLTEENGELVAVSGRHRESIRSLLTETELAAGGLTSEGRHYGTSGEIDTARVVEGTFYPYTDFTGAAHVAMVKVDPETGAVRVTRYAAFQDAGKVVDLPTAQGSIEGGVAMGLGTALTEETTWAADGHLSNAGLLDYRIPTLGEIPPIEVHFVEGFSGAGPYGAKGLGEPPIIPVPATVSNAIFAASGAAMTELPMTPERVARALKLL, from the coding sequence GTGACGTTCACGGTCCGACCTGACGCCGACGCGAAGCTGCGGGGACAGGTCGCATTCGCAACGGACCTGAGCGTCCCCGGAATGCTCTGGGGTGCCCTCGTGCCCGCGCCGGTGGCCCGCGGCCGGATCCGCTCGATCGATCTCGGACCGGCCCGGGCGATCGACGGAGTGGTCGCGATCGGCCCCACGGACCTTGCACGATTGCTCCCGAGCGCGACCGGAGATGCCGAGCGCCCGGTGTTTCCCACCGACCGGATCCAGTACCACAGCCAACCCCTCGCCGCCGTTGCCGCGCCGACCCGGGAACTCGCCCGGCGCGCGGCTCGGGCCGTTCGAGTGGACGTGGAGCCCCTTCCTCCCCTCGAGGAGATCGAGGGATTCGACCCCGCCCATCCGGGCCCGGACCGCCCGGAGGTCATCGCCCACGTGCTCGCGCGACACGGAGACCTGGACGCGGCGTTCGGTTCCGCGGACTTCGTTCTCTCGGAAACGTACCGCACCGCGGGCGTCTGTCAAGTGGCCCTGGAACCGCACGCGTGCATCGCGGAGATCCAGGGGGATGTGTGGCATGTCACCACCTCCACCCAAACACCGTTCGGGGCCCGAGAGGACCTCGCATCGATGCTGGGGCTGCCCGAGGAGCGCATCGTGGTGGAAGGGACCTGGGTCGGAGGGGCCTTCGGAGGCAAGGGAGCCCCGCTCGTCGAGCCGTACGCGCTCTTGCTCGCGCGGGCGAGCGGCCGACCCGTCCGCCTCGCGCTGAGCTACCGCGAGGAGTTCCAACTGGGTCGGACGTCCCTCCCTTCGGTCGTGCGGATCGAGAGCGCGGTGAAGGGAGGTCGGATCACCGGCCGACGGGTCCACTGGCGGCTCGACGCGGGCGCGTCCCTCCCGGGGAGGGACTTCACGACCGGGTACGCGATCGGGTTCATCCTGGGCCCGTACCGGATCCCGGCGATCGAGATGGAGGGGTACGCCTTCCGGACGAACAAACCCCCGCTCGGACCGCATCGGGCCCCCATGGCTCCCCAGTGCGTCTTTGCGGAGGAGTCGCACATGGATCATCTCGCGGCTCGCTTGGGCGTGGATCCCGTAGCATTCCGACGGAGCCACGTTTGGAAGGAAGGCGACTTTACGCATCTCGGCCAGAAGGTGGGGCCGTTCGGCCTCGACCGATGCCTCGAACGAGCCGGGGCGCTCGCGACCACGTGGAGGAAGGACGCCGCTCCCAACACGGGAGTGGCCGTGGGCGTCGGTTTCTGGTCGACGGTGACGGGCGCTGGAGGCGAGGCCCGGCTCGTCCTATCGCCCACGGAACTGAAGATCATCGAAGGCGAGCGGGAGATCGGCAGCGGCAGCGTGATCCGGGGGATCGTGGCCGTAGCCGAAACGGTCCTGGGGATATCGCGCGACCGCGTGCGGGTCGACTACCACGACACGCGCTCCGCCCCGTTCGATTCGGGGGTCTTTGGGAGCCGGACGCTCGCCGCACTCGGCCAGGCCGTGCAGAAGGCGGCCCTCGTCCTTCGGGACGAGCTCGGGAAGCGACTCTCGGTCCCCGCCGACTCCGTGCAGCTCACCGAAGAGAACGGCGAGCTCGTGGCGGTGTCCGGTCGGCACCGAGAGAGCATCCGCTCGCTCCTGACCGAGACGGAACTCGCCGCCGGAGGACTCACCAGCGAGGGCCGGCATTACGGAACGTCGGGGGAGATCGATACCGCACGGGTCGTGGAAGGAACGTTCTACCCGTACACCGATTTCACGGGGGCGGCGCATGTGGCGATGGTCAAGGTCGATCCCGAGACCGGGGCGGTTCGGGTCACGCGTTACGCCGCGTTCCAGGACGCCGGCAAGGTCGTTGATCTCCCGACCGCACAGGGCTCGATCGAGGGCGGGGTCGCGATGGGCCTCGGCACAGCCCTGACGGAGGAGACGACGTGGGCCGCGGACGGGCACCTTTCGAACGCCGGGCTGCTCGACTACCGCATTCCGACCCTCGGCGAGATCCCACCGATCGAGGTCCATTTCGTGGAAGGGTTCTCCGGCGCGGGCCCGTACGGGGCGAAGGGGCTCGGAGAGCCTCCCATCATCCCGGTGCCCGCGACCGTGAGCAACGCGATCTTCGCCGCCTCGGGCGCGGCGATGACGGAGCTCCCCATGACCCCGGAGCGCGTCGCGCGCGCCCTTAAGCTTCTGTAG
- a CDS encoding formate--phosphoribosylaminoimidazolecarboxamide ligase family protein, translating into MVLPRSEIAEIAKKYPPHPWIGAVGSHSAIDIADGAVTEGFSSLLFCERGRDATYARYFRTLRGPDGTPRRGCVDEVWTYAHFRDLAHTTEQAKMRERGVLFVPNRAFSSYVPIDTIEEEFRVPIVGSRAMLRIEERTERENYYTLLEGAGVPIPRAIPSPDRIDRLSIVKLPHATRRLERGFFTAASAEEYRSKSAALVARGTIMPADLATARIEEYVLGPVFNFNFFFSPLAPREEALELLGVDERRESTLDGLVRLPAAQQLELHESARIPDFTVVGHGTLTVRESILEEIFRMGEKFVDAARTRYPPGIIGPFCLQTCIDREAHPIVFDVAARIGGGTNVHLALGHPYGNALYRGPMSSGRRIALEIRRALEAERLTEIVT; encoded by the coding sequence ATGGTCCTCCCTCGCAGCGAGATCGCCGAGATCGCGAAGAAGTATCCCCCGCACCCCTGGATCGGCGCCGTCGGATCGCATTCCGCGATCGACATCGCGGACGGCGCCGTGACGGAAGGGTTCTCCTCCCTCTTGTTCTGCGAGCGCGGCCGCGACGCTACCTACGCCCGGTACTTCCGCACCCTGCGAGGTCCGGACGGCACCCCTCGCCGGGGGTGCGTCGACGAGGTCTGGACGTACGCCCACTTCCGGGATCTCGCGCATACGACCGAGCAGGCCAAGATGCGCGAACGCGGGGTCCTGTTCGTTCCGAACCGTGCCTTCTCCTCCTACGTCCCCATCGACACCATCGAGGAGGAGTTCCGGGTCCCCATCGTCGGCTCGCGGGCGATGCTGCGCATCGAGGAGCGCACCGAGCGAGAGAATTATTACACGCTGCTCGAGGGAGCCGGAGTGCCGATCCCTCGAGCGATCCCCTCCCCCGACCGGATCGACCGGCTCTCGATCGTGAAGCTGCCGCACGCCACGCGCCGGCTCGAACGTGGGTTCTTCACCGCGGCGAGTGCCGAGGAATACCGGAGCAAATCCGCCGCACTGGTGGCACGGGGTACGATCATGCCGGCCGACCTCGCGACCGCGCGGATCGAGGAATACGTCCTCGGCCCTGTGTTCAACTTCAACTTCTTCTTCTCCCCCCTCGCCCCCCGCGAGGAGGCGCTCGAACTGCTCGGCGTCGACGAGCGGCGGGAGAGCACGCTCGACGGCCTCGTACGCCTGCCCGCCGCGCAGCAGCTCGAGCTGCACGAATCCGCACGGATACCGGACTTCACCGTGGTCGGTCACGGAACCCTGACGGTGCGCGAGTCGATCCTCGAGGAGATCTTCCGGATGGGCGAGAAGTTCGTGGACGCGGCACGGACCCGCTACCCTCCCGGCATCATCGGACCGTTCTGCCTGCAGACGTGCATCGACCGCGAAGCGCACCCGATCGTGTTCGACGTCGCGGCCCGGATCGGCGGTGGGACGAACGTGCACCTCGCCCTCGGACACCCGTATGGCAACGCGTTGTACCGGGGTCCGATGAGTTCCGGTCGCCGGATCGCTCTCGAGATCCGCCGCGCCCTCGAGGCCGAGCGATTGACGGAGATCGTAACATGA